In one Pseudomonas sp. MM211 genomic region, the following are encoded:
- the rlmD gene encoding 23S rRNA (uracil(1939)-C(5))-methyltransferase RlmD — MAGKNGGLRFQPSGGTRAAQVPVGKKQRLKIERLANDGRGIAFIEGRTWFVSGALPGEEVEARVLGARSKVVEARTERVFQASPDRRDEPCVHARVCGGCSVQHIPHGEQLALKQRMLAEQLERLGGLQPETWAEPLTSPEFAYRRRARIAVRWDMRSKRLEVGFRAASSQDIVAVGECPVLVEPLQPILLALPALLSGLQAPRAIGHIELFQGTASAVLVRHTEALSEVDLARLQAFCSVHRAQLWLQGEGEPQPVDATQQLGYRLDTWNLQLAYRPGDFVQVNAAVNEAMVAQALQWLAPRSDERVLDLFCGLGNFALPLAQQAREVIAVEGVQAMVERAADNARANGLSNAHFYQADLSNRLTEAAWAAGGFDAILLDPPRDGALQVVQQIAGLGAKRLVYVSCNPTTLARDSGELLRQGYRLKKAGILDMFPQTAHVEAMALFER; from the coding sequence ATGGCCGGCAAGAATGGCGGCCTGCGCTTCCAGCCGAGCGGCGGCACGCGTGCCGCTCAGGTGCCGGTCGGCAAGAAACAGCGCCTGAAGATCGAGCGCCTGGCCAACGACGGCCGCGGTATCGCGTTCATCGAAGGCCGAACCTGGTTCGTCAGCGGTGCGTTGCCCGGTGAAGAGGTCGAAGCCCGCGTGCTCGGCGCTCGCAGTAAGGTGGTGGAGGCGCGCACCGAGCGGGTCTTCCAGGCCAGCCCCGACAGGCGCGATGAGCCGTGCGTACACGCCCGCGTGTGTGGCGGCTGCAGCGTGCAGCACATTCCCCACGGCGAACAGCTTGCTCTCAAACAACGGATGCTTGCCGAACAGCTCGAGCGTCTTGGCGGGCTGCAACCCGAAACCTGGGCTGAGCCGCTGACCAGCCCCGAATTCGCCTACCGCCGTCGCGCGCGTATCGCCGTGCGTTGGGATATGCGCAGCAAGCGACTGGAAGTCGGCTTTCGTGCAGCATCCAGCCAGGACATCGTCGCCGTTGGTGAATGCCCCGTGCTGGTCGAGCCGCTGCAGCCCATCTTGCTCGCGTTGCCAGCGCTGCTGAGCGGGCTGCAGGCGCCTCGGGCCATTGGCCATATCGAGCTGTTCCAGGGCACCGCTAGCGCTGTTCTGGTGCGCCATACCGAAGCATTGAGTGAAGTGGATCTGGCCCGTTTGCAGGCATTCTGCTCGGTGCATCGTGCCCAACTGTGGCTGCAGGGTGAGGGTGAGCCGCAGCCAGTAGATGCCACACAGCAACTGGGCTATCGCCTTGACACCTGGAACCTGCAACTGGCCTATCGCCCTGGCGACTTCGTGCAGGTTAATGCCGCCGTTAACGAGGCGATGGTGGCCCAGGCCTTGCAGTGGTTGGCGCCGCGTAGCGATGAGCGGGTGCTGGATCTGTTCTGCGGGCTGGGCAACTTCGCTTTGCCGCTGGCCCAGCAGGCACGTGAAGTGATTGCCGTGGAAGGTGTGCAGGCCATGGTCGAGCGCGCGGCAGACAATGCCCGCGCCAACGGCCTGAGCAATGCGCACTTTTATCAGGCGGATCTGTCAAATCGGCTGACCGAGGCCGCGTGGGCAGCGGGTGGTTTCGACGCCATTCTGCTCGACCCGCCGCGTGATGGCGCGTTGCAGGTGGTTCAGCAGATCGCCGGTCTCGGGGCCAAACGACTGGTTTACGTATCCTGTAACCCGACGACCCTGGCGCGGGACAGTGGCGAATTGTTGCGGCAGGGTTATCGTCTGAAAAAAGCCGGTATTCTGGACATGTTTCCGCAAACGGCACATGTTGAGGCAATGGCGCTGTTCGAGCGTTGA
- the cysM gene encoding cysteine synthase CysM, translated as MTPQYPTIAECVGNTPLVRLQRLAGTTSNTLLVKLEGNNPAGSVKDRPALSMITRAELRGDIQPGDTLIEATSGNTGIALAMAAAIKGYKMILIMPDNSSAERKAAMTAYGAELILVSKEEGMEGARDLALAMQADGRGKVLDQFANGDNPVAHYTGTGPEIWRQTGGQITHFISSMGTTGTIMGVSRYLKEQNPGVQIVGLQPMEGSAIPGIRRWPEEYLPKIFESERVDHIVDMAQTEAEDVMRRMAREEGIFCGVSSGGAVAAMLRLSKQLENAVLVAIICDRGDRYLSTGVYDATEN; from the coding sequence ATGACCCCGCAATACCCCACGATCGCCGAATGCGTCGGCAATACGCCTCTGGTTCGCCTGCAACGACTGGCTGGCACTACCAGCAACACCCTGCTGGTGAAACTCGAAGGCAACAACCCGGCCGGCTCGGTGAAAGATCGCCCGGCGTTGTCGATGATCACCCGTGCCGAACTGCGCGGTGATATCCAACCCGGCGATACGTTGATCGAAGCGACCTCGGGCAATACCGGCATCGCGCTGGCCATGGCTGCGGCGATCAAGGGTTACAAGATGATCTTGATCATGCCGGATAACTCCAGCGCCGAGCGCAAGGCGGCGATGACCGCCTACGGCGCCGAGTTGATTCTGGTGAGCAAGGAGGAGGGCATGGAAGGTGCCCGTGACCTGGCTCTCGCCATGCAGGCCGACGGCCGCGGCAAGGTGCTCGATCAGTTCGCCAACGGCGACAACCCGGTCGCCCACTACACCGGTACCGGCCCGGAAATCTGGCGCCAGACGGGCGGGCAGATCACCCATTTCATCAGCTCCATGGGCACCACCGGCACCATCATGGGCGTGTCGCGCTACCTCAAAGAGCAAAACCCAGGCGTGCAGATCGTCGGTCTGCAGCCGATGGAAGGCTCGGCGATTCCGGGCATCCGTCGCTGGCCTGAAGAGTACCTGCCGAAGATCTTCGAATCCGAGCGTGTCGACCACATCGTCGACATGGCGCAGACCGAGGCCGAGGACGTGATGCGCCGTATGGCGCGCGAGGAAGGCATCTTTTGCGGCGTTTCCTCCGGTGGCGCGGTCGCGGCCATGCTGCGCCTGTCCAAGCAACTGGAGAACGCGGTGCTGGTTGCTATCATCTGTGATCGCGGTGACCGCTATCTCTCCACTGGCGTGTACGACGCTACGGAGAACTGA